One window of Kosakonia cowanii JCM 10956 = DSM 18146 genomic DNA carries:
- the fabF gene encoding beta-ketoacyl-ACP synthase II, with translation MSISQKRVVITGMGIVSPLGCGLSHVWSSLVAGKSGISRLDDEMVDDIACKVAGQVPSIEEDPHHGFDPLSTIPAKERKKMDRFIEFALVAAKEALTQANWFPQEEAQRDRTATVIATGIGGFSEITNAVRTTDSRGPRKLSPFTVPSFLANLAAGHVSINYGFRGPIGAPVSACAAGAQAIGDAARLIRSGEADIALCGGSEAAIHRVSLAGFAAARALSSGFNDQPTTASRPFDRDRDGFVMGEGAGLLVIESLEHALARGATPLAELVGYGTRADAHHLTAGPEDGNGAARAMEAAIRQAGISASDIQHINAHATSTPVGDKGELAAIKRVFGANSTVAITSTKSATGHLLGAAGGIEAIFTVQALREQIAPPTLNLHHPDEKADGLNLVALAACPLEIRYAMSNGFGFGGVNASLLLKRWEE, from the coding sequence ATGAGCATTTCGCAAAAGCGCGTCGTTATAACCGGTATGGGCATCGTCAGCCCGCTGGGCTGTGGCCTTTCCCACGTCTGGTCATCATTGGTTGCGGGCAAATCGGGTATTTCCCGCCTTGACGACGAAATGGTCGACGATATTGCCTGCAAAGTGGCAGGCCAGGTCCCTTCGATTGAAGAGGATCCGCATCACGGTTTCGATCCCTTAAGCACGATCCCGGCGAAAGAACGTAAAAAGATGGATCGTTTTATTGAGTTCGCACTGGTGGCAGCGAAAGAAGCGCTGACGCAGGCGAACTGGTTCCCTCAGGAGGAGGCGCAGCGCGATCGAACCGCAACGGTTATTGCCACCGGGATCGGTGGCTTCAGTGAGATCACCAACGCGGTGCGCACCACCGATTCACGCGGGCCTCGCAAACTCTCCCCGTTTACCGTTCCCTCTTTCCTTGCCAACCTCGCAGCCGGCCATGTCTCGATTAACTATGGTTTTCGCGGCCCGATCGGCGCGCCCGTTTCGGCATGTGCGGCCGGCGCGCAGGCCATTGGTGATGCCGCGCGGTTGATACGCAGCGGCGAGGCAGATATCGCCCTATGCGGCGGCAGTGAAGCGGCGATCCATCGGGTAAGCCTTGCCGGATTTGCAGCTGCACGGGCGCTTTCGAGCGGTTTTAACGATCAACCGACAACTGCTTCACGCCCATTTGATCGCGATCGTGATGGATTTGTGATGGGTGAAGGTGCCGGGCTGCTGGTGATTGAATCGCTCGAACATGCGCTGGCACGCGGCGCGACGCCGCTGGCGGAACTGGTGGGTTATGGCACCCGCGCAGATGCGCATCATCTCACTGCCGGCCCGGAAGATGGTAACGGTGCCGCACGGGCGATGGAAGCCGCGATCCGTCAGGCGGGAATTTCAGCCTCCGATATCCAGCACATTAACGCTCATGCGACGTCTACTCCGGTTGGTGATAAGGGCGAACTGGCAGCGATAAAGCGTGTGTTTGGTGCGAACAGTACGGTAGCGATTACATCGACTAAGTCAGCGACCGGGCATCTTTTGGGTGCCGCGGGCGGTATTGAAGCGATCTTCACGGTTCAGGCGTTGCGTGAACAGATCGCACCACCGACGCTGAATTTACATCATCCTGATGAGAAGGCCGATGGGTTAAATCTGGTGGCGCTTGCCGCATGCCCACTTGAGATTCGCTACGCGATGTCGAATGGTTTTGGCTTCGGCGGGGTGAATGCCAGTTTGCTGTTAAAGCGCTGGGAAGAGTAA
- the mltD gene encoding murein transglycosylase D, translating to MKARAILLASVLLVGCQASQRDGSVQQHAQSLSAAGQGEAGKFTSQARWMDDGTLADQTDSNLWASISDELKMGIPENSRIREQKLKYLNNKSYLHDVTLRAEPYMYWIAGQVKKRNMPMELVLLPIVESAFNPHATSGANAAGIWQIIPSTGRNYGLKQTRSYDARRDIVASTTAALDMMQRLNRMFDGDWLLTVAAYNSGEGRVLKAIKANKAQGKPTDFWSLSLPYETKIYVPKMLALSDLLKNSKRYGINLPTPDESRALARVRLSSPVEVSQLAEMAGISVNKLKAFNAGVKGSTLGSAGPQYVMVPKKHADQLRESLASGEIAAVQPTLVADNTPLSSKSYKVRSGDTISGIASRLGVSAKDLKQWNNLRGANLKVGQNLTVGAGSSAQRLASNSDSITYRVRKGDSLSSIAKRHGVNIKDVMRWNTDTSNLRPGDQITLFVKNSATPDS from the coding sequence ATGAAGGCAAGAGCGATATTACTCGCCTCTGTCCTGCTCGTGGGGTGCCAGGCGTCGCAGCGCGACGGTTCGGTACAACAGCACGCACAGAGCCTTTCTGCAGCTGGTCAAGGGGAAGCTGGGAAGTTCACAAGTCAGGCACGCTGGATGGACGACGGAACACTCGCCGACCAAACGGATAGCAACTTGTGGGCCTCCATAAGCGACGAGCTAAAGATGGGAATTCCGGAAAACAGCCGGATTCGCGAACAGAAACTGAAGTATTTAAACAATAAGAGCTATCTCCACGATGTAACTTTACGGGCAGAGCCGTATATGTACTGGATAGCTGGGCAAGTTAAAAAACGTAACATGCCCATGGAACTGGTACTACTACCCATAGTGGAGAGCGCTTTTAACCCGCACGCAACGTCTGGTGCCAATGCCGCAGGCATTTGGCAAATCATTCCGAGCACAGGGCGAAATTATGGTTTAAAACAGACACGCAGCTACGATGCGCGTCGTGACATTGTGGCCTCTACCACGGCCGCGCTCGACATGATGCAGCGTCTTAACCGTATGTTTGACGGCGACTGGTTACTGACCGTTGCCGCCTATAACAGCGGTGAAGGCCGCGTGCTGAAGGCAATTAAAGCGAACAAAGCGCAGGGGAAACCCACCGATTTTTGGTCGCTGTCATTGCCTTATGAAACAAAGATTTATGTGCCTAAGATGCTGGCGTTGAGCGATCTTCTCAAAAACAGCAAACGCTATGGCATTAATCTGCCGACGCCGGACGAAAGCCGTGCGCTGGCGCGCGTCAGGCTGAGTAGCCCGGTAGAAGTGAGTCAGCTGGCTGAAATGGCGGGAATTTCCGTCAACAAACTGAAGGCGTTTAACGCAGGCGTTAAAGGTTCGACGTTGGGTTCAGCTGGTCCACAGTACGTGATGGTGCCGAAGAAACATGCAGATCAACTGCGTGAGTCGCTGGCATCCGGCGAAATCGCCGCCGTACAGCCGACGCTGGTTGCGGATAACACCCCGCTCTCCAGCAAGAGCTACAAGGTTCGCTCAGGCGATACGATCTCAGGCATCGCGTCACGCCTCGGCGTAAGCGCGAAGGATCTGAAGCAGTGGAATAATCTGCGCGGCGCGAACCTGAAGGTGGGTCAAAACCTGACGGTTGGTGCAGGCAGCAGCGCACAACGTCTTGCCAGCAACAGCGATAGCATTACCTATCGCGTGCGCAAAGGTGATTCGTTGTCGAGTATCGCGAAACGTCACGGCGTGAACATCAAAGATGTGATGCGCTGGAACACCGATACCTCCAATCTGCGACCGGGCGATCAAATCACGCTCTTCGTGAAGAACAGCGCGACGCCAGACTCCTGA
- the tsaC gene encoding L-threonylcarbamoyladenylate synthase type 1 TsaC, giving the protein MKNNLPKDPIATMVEILKKEEVIAYPTEAVFGVGCDPDSETAVYRLLELKQRPVEKGLILIAANFAQLKPYIDDSMLSDTQRQAIFACWPGPVTFVFPAKPTTPRWLTGRFDSLAVRVTDHPLVVELCEAYGKPLVSTSANLSGLPPCRTAQEVVAQFGPDFPVVDVPTGGRQNPSEIRDALTGELFRQG; this is encoded by the coding sequence GTGAAGAATAACCTGCCAAAAGATCCCATCGCCACCATGGTGGAGATCCTGAAAAAAGAAGAAGTCATCGCTTATCCAACAGAAGCCGTTTTCGGCGTCGGTTGCGATCCGGACAGTGAAACCGCTGTGTATCGCCTGCTTGAACTCAAGCAGCGGCCTGTCGAGAAAGGGCTAATACTGATTGCCGCTAATTTTGCGCAGCTGAAACCCTATATTGATGACAGCATGCTGTCTGACACCCAACGTCAGGCAATCTTTGCCTGCTGGCCAGGTCCGGTGACTTTTGTATTTCCGGCAAAACCAACCACGCCGCGCTGGCTCACTGGACGCTTTGATTCCCTTGCCGTGCGTGTCACCGACCATCCGCTGGTGGTTGAGTTGTGCGAGGCTTATGGCAAACCACTGGTATCGACGAGCGCCAACTTATCCGGTCTGCCGCCGTGCAGAACCGCCCAGGAGGTTGTCGCCCAATTCGGACCAGATTTCCCGGTCGTCGATGTACCGACTGGCGGCCGGCAGAATCCCTCCGAAATCCGTGATGCACTCACCGGTGAACTCTTCCGACAGGGGTAA
- a CDS encoding winged helix-turn-helix transcriptional regulator, which yields MKNEALYQAPCPIARSLGRIGDSWSMIILRDAFAGFTRFDEFQKNANIAPNILSRRLKELVEEGLLEKVSYSTTPPRYEYHLTPLGYDFRPVIIALAQWGNRHFSPEGPQMMLVERETARPVEAILVDKATGEAITPEKYAMVPGPAASPVLHYRHQYLQRKQAGETSLKYAPQLQMNKEE from the coding sequence ATGAAAAATGAAGCACTTTACCAGGCTCCCTGCCCTATTGCCCGAAGTCTGGGACGCATTGGTGATAGCTGGAGCATGATTATCCTGCGCGACGCCTTCGCAGGCTTTACCCGTTTTGATGAGTTCCAGAAAAACGCCAATATTGCGCCGAACATTCTCTCCCGGCGCCTGAAGGAGCTGGTTGAAGAGGGGTTGCTTGAAAAGGTGAGCTACAGCACAACCCCGCCGCGCTATGAATATCACCTCACGCCGTTAGGCTATGATTTTCGTCCAGTCATCATCGCGCTGGCGCAGTGGGGAAACCGCCATTTCTCACCTGAAGGTCCACAGATGATGCTGGTTGAGCGGGAAACCGCGCGCCCGGTTGAAGCGATCCTCGTCGATAAGGCCACCGGCGAAGCCATAACCCCTGAAAAATACGCCATGGTGCCAGGCCCGGCAGCGTCGCCGGTTCTCCACTATCGTCATCAATATTTGCAACGTAAGCAGGCTGGAGAGACGTCGCTGAAATATGCGCCACAATTACAGATGAATAAGGAGGAGTGA
- the smg gene encoding DUF494 family protein Smg codes for MFDVLMYLFETYIHNEAELRVDQDKLERDLTDAGFDREDIYNALMWLEKLADYQEGLAEPMQLASDPLSLRIYTAEESERLDASCRGFLLFLEQIQVLNLETREMVIERALALDNAEFELEDLKWVILMVLFNIPGCENAYQQMEELLFEVNEGMLH; via the coding sequence ATGTTCGACGTACTAATGTACTTGTTTGAGACTTACATCCATAACGAAGCTGAATTGCGTGTGGATCAGGACAAACTGGAACGGGATCTTACCGACGCCGGATTTGATCGTGAGGATATCTACAACGCGCTTATGTGGCTGGAAAAGCTGGCTGATTATCAGGAAGGCCTCGCCGAACCGATGCAGCTTGCTTCTGATCCACTCTCCTTACGCATCTATACCGCAGAAGAGAGTGAAAGGCTGGATGCCAGTTGCCGGGGATTCCTGTTATTCCTGGAACAGATTCAGGTGCTAAACCTCGAAACACGGGAAATGGTGATTGAGCGTGCGCTGGCGCTGGATAACGCAGAGTTCGAGCTGGAAGATCTTAAATGGGTCATCCTGATGGTGCTCTTTAATATTCCAGGGTGTGAAAACGCCTACCAGCAAATGGAAGAATTACTCTTTGAAGTGAATGAAGGTATGCTGCATTAA
- the aroE gene encoding shikimate dehydrogenase yields the protein MEPYVVFGNPVAHSKSPLIHQQFASQLQIDHPYGKALAPVDDFVNTLNAFFDKGGKGANVTVPFKEEAFARADELTERAALAGAVNTLKRLDDGRLLGDNTDGIGLLSDLQRLAFIRPGSRVLLVGAGGAARGVILPLLSLDCALTITNRTWSRAQTLAELFAHTGSIEAAEMESLVEREFDLIINATSSGMGGDIPALPQAIIRPQTYCYDMFYQKGSTPFLAWCEKLGAMNRADGLGMLVGQAAHALFLWHGLLPEVEPVIAMLKQELAK from the coding sequence ATGGAACCGTACGTCGTTTTTGGAAATCCTGTCGCGCACAGCAAGTCGCCACTTATACATCAGCAATTCGCCAGCCAGCTGCAAATCGATCACCCCTATGGGAAAGCACTCGCCCCTGTTGATGATTTTGTTAATACGCTAAATGCTTTTTTTGATAAGGGAGGCAAGGGAGCAAATGTCACCGTGCCTTTTAAAGAAGAGGCTTTTGCGCGTGCGGATGAGTTGACGGAACGCGCTGCGCTGGCAGGGGCAGTTAACACCCTTAAACGACTCGATGATGGGCGCCTGCTCGGCGATAACACCGATGGCATCGGGCTCTTAAGCGATCTACAACGGCTGGCATTTATCCGCCCCGGTTCGCGTGTTCTGCTGGTGGGCGCGGGTGGCGCGGCGCGTGGGGTGATCTTGCCCCTCTTATCACTCGATTGTGCTTTAACTATTACCAACCGCACCTGGTCTCGCGCACAAACGTTAGCTGAGCTCTTTGCCCATACCGGAAGCATAGAGGCGGCGGAGATGGAGTCGCTTGTAGAGCGGGAGTTTGATCTCATCATCAATGCGACTTCAAGCGGGATGGGGGGCGATATTCCGGCGCTACCGCAAGCAATTATTCGCCCGCAGACTTACTGCTACGATATGTTTTATCAGAAAGGCAGCACACCGTTCCTGGCCTGGTGCGAAAAGCTTGGCGCCATGAATCGCGCTGACGGCCTCGGGATGCTGGTGGGACAAGCGGCGCATGCTCTGTTTTTATGGCATGGCTTATTGCCAGAAGTTGAACCTGTTATCGCAATGCTTAAACAGGAGCTGGCGAAATGA
- the dprA gene encoding DNA-protecting protein DprA, which translates to MTSTEIWLRLIQVGDLSGDKWLSIAQQLERSGAMTAADLQVLGLTVAQTRRFFSLSARELDRCLSWLANPQHHMIVASDAAYPEPLRAIADYPGALFVKGDIAVLKSQQLAVVGSRAHSWYGERWGRLFCESLARAGLTITSGMALGIDSVAHRAAISVGGKSIGVLGNGLFSLYPRRHTALASQLLEQGGALVSEFPLSATPKPGHFPRRNRIISGLSRAVFVIEAALRSGSLVTARLALEQGRDVFALPGAIGSPGSEGPHWLLKQGATPVTSPEEILEHLQYGLNWVAETHENANYPPEGEQAALPFPELLANVGDEVTPVDVVAERAGQPVPVAAAQLLELELAGWIAAVPGGYVRLRRASHVRRTNVLV; encoded by the coding sequence ATGACATCCACGGAAATTTGGCTACGTCTGATACAGGTTGGCGACCTCTCTGGCGACAAGTGGCTGAGTATCGCGCAGCAGCTGGAGCGAAGCGGTGCGATGACGGCCGCTGACCTGCAGGTTTTAGGCTTAACGGTTGCGCAGACGCGCCGCTTTTTTTCCCTTTCGGCACGGGAACTCGATCGCTGTCTGTCATGGCTGGCTAACCCTCAACATCACATGATTGTGGCCAGCGATGCGGCCTACCCTGAACCACTGCGCGCCATTGCTGATTACCCGGGCGCGCTGTTTGTTAAAGGCGATATCGCGGTATTGAAATCCCAGCAATTAGCCGTCGTGGGTAGCCGCGCGCATTCATGGTATGGCGAGCGTTGGGGGCGCCTCTTTTGTGAATCGCTTGCGCGTGCGGGCTTAACCATTACCAGCGGAATGGCGCTCGGAATTGACAGCGTCGCCCATCGCGCGGCAATAAGCGTTGGAGGGAAAAGCATTGGCGTGCTGGGTAATGGGCTCTTTAGCCTCTATCCGCGCAGACACACTGCCCTTGCTTCCCAGTTGCTGGAGCAGGGTGGGGCGCTGGTTTCCGAGTTTCCATTATCAGCCACCCCGAAGCCGGGGCATTTTCCCCGTCGTAACCGGATTATTAGCGGTCTTAGCCGGGCAGTATTTGTGATCGAGGCCGCATTACGTAGCGGTTCGTTGGTGACGGCCCGGCTCGCGCTTGAGCAAGGGAGAGACGTTTTTGCCTTACCGGGGGCCATTGGTAGCCCCGGCAGCGAGGGGCCGCACTGGCTATTAAAGCAGGGCGCGACGCCCGTTACATCGCCTGAAGAGATCCTCGAACATTTGCAATATGGGCTAAATTGGGTGGCGGAAACACACGAAAATGCAAATTATCCTCCAGAAGGCGAACAGGCGGCATTGCCATTTCCTGAGCTCCTGGCTAACGTAGGAGATGAGGTAACACCTGTTGACGTCGTCGCTGAACGTGCCGGCCAACCTGTGCCAGTGGCAGCTGCTCAATTGCTTGAACTGGAGTTAGCAGGATGGATCGCAGCTGTACCCGGCGGCTATGTCCGATTGAGGAGGGCAAGCCATGTTCGACGTACTAATGTACTTGTTTGA
- a CDS encoding gamma carbonic anhydrase family protein, which translates to MSTVLRPYKDLFPTIGQRVMVDPTSVVVGDVRMAEDVGIWPLVVIRGDVNYVEIGARTNIQDGSVLHVTHKSSYNPEGNPLLIGEDVTVGHKVMLHGCTIGHRVLVGMGSIVLDGAVIEDEVMIGAGSLVPQNKRLESGYLYLGSPVKQIRPLMEAEIEGLKYSANNYVKWKDEYLTQESQITP; encoded by the coding sequence ATGTCTACTGTACTGCGTCCTTATAAGGATCTTTTCCCAACTATTGGTCAACGCGTCATGGTTGATCCCACCAGCGTCGTCGTTGGCGATGTAAGAATGGCAGAGGATGTCGGCATTTGGCCGCTGGTAGTGATTCGGGGTGACGTCAATTATGTAGAGATTGGCGCACGCACAAATATTCAGGACGGTAGCGTTCTGCACGTTACGCATAAGTCCTCCTACAACCCTGAAGGCAATCCACTGCTTATAGGAGAGGATGTCACGGTGGGCCATAAAGTAATGCTGCATGGCTGCACCATCGGTCATCGCGTGCTGGTCGGGATGGGATCAATTGTGCTGGATGGAGCCGTGATTGAAGATGAGGTCATGATTGGCGCAGGCAGCCTGGTACCACAGAATAAGCGCCTGGAGAGCGGCTACCTTTATCTGGGCAGCCCGGTAAAACAGATTCGCCCCCTGATGGAGGCCGAAATCGAAGGTTTGAAATACTCGGCCAATAACTATGTGAAATGGAAGGATGAGTATCTTACTCAGGAGAGCCAGATTACGCCCTGA
- a CDS encoding endonuclease/exonuclease/phosphatase family protein, which yields MAKNTYAMRYVAGQPAERILPPGSFASIGQALPAGVPLSQDEKIRVLVWNIFKQQRAEWLSVLQSFGKDAHLVLLQEAQTTPELVSFATSNYLAADQVPAFVLPQHPSGVMTLSSAHPVYCCPLREREPILRLAKSALVTVYPLPDSRNLMVVNVHAVNFSLGVDVYSKQLLPIGDQIGRHDGPVIMAGDFNAWSRPRMNALYRFAREMALRQVRFTDDNRSRAFGRPLDFVFYRGLNVDEASVLVTRASDHNPLLVEFSPLPSGK from the coding sequence GTGGCGAAAAATACTTACGCTATGCGATATGTTGCCGGACAACCTGCGGAGCGCATTTTACCGCCGGGATCGTTCGCCAGTATTGGTCAGGCTTTACCTGCCGGGGTTCCTCTCAGCCAGGATGAAAAGATCCGCGTACTGGTATGGAACATCTTCAAGCAGCAGCGGGCGGAGTGGCTCTCGGTGCTGCAAAGCTTCGGCAAAGATGCGCACCTGGTTCTGTTGCAGGAAGCGCAGACGACGCCCGAACTGGTGAGTTTCGCAACCAGCAACTATCTTGCTGCCGATCAGGTTCCCGCCTTTGTGCTGCCTCAGCACCCCTCAGGCGTGATGACGCTCTCTTCTGCCCATCCGGTCTATTGCTGCCCTCTGCGCGAGCGTGAGCCGATTCTGCGGCTGGCAAAGTCAGCCCTGGTGACGGTCTACCCGCTGCCGGACAGCCGTAATCTGATGGTGGTGAATGTGCATGCGGTCAACTTCAGTCTCGGTGTCGATGTCTACAGTAAACAGCTGCTGCCGATTGGCGACCAGATTGGCCGCCACGATGGCCCGGTAATTATGGCCGGCGATTTTAATGCCTGGAGCCGCCCGCGCATGAATGCCCTCTACCGTTTTGCGCGCGAAATGGCGCTGCGGCAGGTACGATTCACCGATGACAATCGCAGTCGAGCCTTTGGCCGACCACTCGATTTTGTCTTCTATCGTGGCTTAAATGTTGATGAGGCGTCGGTGCTGGTGACCCGCGCATCGGATCACAATCCGCTGCTGGTAGAGTTCAGCCCGCTCCCTTCCGGCAAGTAG
- a CDS encoding type I DNA topoisomerase, whose amino-acid sequence MTKSALFTVRNNEPCPQCGAELVIRSGKHGPFLGCSHYPECDYVRPLKSQADGHIVKVLDGQLCPLCGAELVLRQGRFGMFIGCSQYPACEHTELIDKPDETAIGCPQCQSGHLVQRRSRYGKTFYSCDRYPDCQFVINSRPVAGECPECHYPLLTEKKTAQGVKCFCANKQCGKLLPAE is encoded by the coding sequence ATGACCAAATCAGCACTATTTACTGTGCGTAATAATGAGCCCTGCCCACAATGCGGGGCTGAACTTGTCATTCGCTCCGGGAAACACGGTCCGTTTCTCGGATGCTCTCATTATCCGGAATGCGATTATGTACGTCCCCTGAAAAGTCAGGCAGACGGCCATATCGTTAAAGTTCTGGACGGTCAGTTATGCCCTCTTTGCGGTGCAGAGCTGGTACTACGCCAGGGGCGCTTCGGTATGTTTATCGGATGCAGCCAGTATCCGGCCTGCGAACACACCGAACTGATCGATAAGCCTGATGAAACGGCTATTGGCTGTCCGCAATGCCAGAGCGGGCATCTTGTCCAGCGTCGTTCGCGTTACGGCAAAACCTTCTACTCCTGCGATCGTTATCCTGATTGCCAGTTCGTCATCAATTCCAGACCGGTGGCGGGCGAGTGCCCCGAATGTCACTACCCGTTGCTGACAGAGAAGAAAACCGCGCAGGGCGTTAAATGCTTCTGTGCCAATAAACAATGTGGAAAGCTGCTCCCAGCGGAATAA
- a CDS encoding DUF1488 domain-containing protein, giving the protein MNQAIQFPDREEWHDSTQAIVFPALVNGMQMMCAIKGSVLAQRFGGNTPEDYLSLFRQHRWDLEEEAEQCIRRQEEDDQGVIWLS; this is encoded by the coding sequence ATGAACCAGGCGATCCAGTTTCCCGATCGCGAAGAGTGGCATGACTCCACACAGGCGATCGTTTTTCCCGCGCTGGTTAACGGCATGCAGATGATGTGTGCAATAAAGGGTTCAGTGCTGGCGCAGCGTTTCGGTGGCAATACGCCAGAGGATTACCTTTCGCTTTTTCGCCAGCATCGCTGGGATCTGGAAGAGGAGGCGGAGCAGTGCATCCGCCGCCAGGAAGAGGACGATCAGGGCGTAATCTGGCTCTCCTGA
- the dkgB gene encoding 2,5-didehydrogluconate reductase DkgB → MSIPAFGLGTFRLTDEAVIASVKTALELGYRVIDTAQIYGNEAAIGEALAQSGVARESLFITTKIWTENLGEGQLIPSLQESLKKLGTDYVDLTLIHWPSPGAAVPVAESMQQLMNAKAQGLTRQIGVSNFTIELMEQAIAAVGAENIATNQIELSPYLQNRKVAQWAKEHGIHITSYMTLAYGKALKDATIARIAQKHSATPAQVILAWAMGEGYAVIPSSTKRENLASNLQAKTLKLDADDRAAIAALDCNDRLVSPEGLAPEWD, encoded by the coding sequence ATGTCTATCCCTGCATTTGGTCTGGGGACCTTCCGTTTAACCGATGAGGCGGTAATCGCCTCGGTGAAAACCGCCCTTGAACTGGGTTATCGCGTGATTGATACCGCACAGATCTATGGCAATGAAGCCGCCATTGGCGAAGCGCTGGCGCAGAGTGGCGTCGCGCGGGAATCGCTGTTTATCACTACTAAAATCTGGACTGAAAACCTGGGTGAAGGCCAGCTGATCCCAAGCCTGCAAGAGAGCCTGAAGAAGTTAGGCACCGACTACGTTGATTTGACGCTGATTCACTGGCCATCGCCGGGCGCAGCGGTGCCGGTTGCCGAGTCGATGCAGCAGTTGATGAACGCCAAAGCGCAGGGGCTAACGCGTCAGATCGGCGTCTCCAACTTCACGATTGAGTTAATGGAGCAGGCGATTGCAGCAGTCGGGGCGGAAAATATTGCCACTAACCAGATTGAGCTTTCACCCTATCTGCAGAACCGAAAAGTGGCGCAGTGGGCAAAAGAGCACGGGATCCACATCACCTCCTATATGACGCTGGCGTATGGTAAGGCGCTGAAAGATGCCACGATTGCCCGCATCGCGCAGAAGCACAGCGCAACGCCAGCGCAGGTGATCCTGGCATGGGCAATGGGGGAGGGGTACGCGGTGATCCCATCCTCAACCAAACGCGAGAACCTGGCGAGCAACCTGCAAGCAAAGACGCTGAAACTGGATGCGGATGACAGAGCCGCTATCGCCGCGCTGGATTGCAATGACCGGCTGGTCAGCCCGGAAGGGCTTGCGCCTGAGTGGGATTAA
- the yafC gene encoding DNA-binding transcriptional regulator YafC codes for MKTTSEELAIFVAVVESGSFSRAAERLGQANSAISRAVKKLENKLGVNLLNRTTRQLSLTEEGERYFRRVQTVLQEMAAAENEVMENKSVPRGTLRIDAATPVVLHFLMPLIKPFRERYPEISLSLVSSETFINLIERKVDVAIRVGKLTDSSLRARPLFKSYRKIIASPEYLARYGTPETVEDLQNHVCLGFTEPVSLNTWPVAAADGQLLEVTPTLASNSGETLKHLCLSGNGIASLSDYMIDKELASGELVALMSDKLLPVEMPFSAVYYSDRAVSTRIRAFIDFVSEHVPQTGR; via the coding sequence ATGAAAACCACCTCGGAAGAACTCGCCATTTTTGTCGCGGTCGTGGAGAGCGGCAGTTTCAGCCGTGCCGCTGAACGTCTTGGTCAGGCAAACTCAGCCATTAGCCGGGCGGTGAAGAAGCTGGAGAATAAGCTCGGCGTTAACCTGCTCAATCGCACCACTCGCCAGCTTAGCCTCACTGAAGAGGGCGAGCGCTATTTCCGTCGCGTACAAACGGTGCTGCAGGAGATGGCGGCGGCGGAAAACGAGGTGATGGAGAATAAATCGGTGCCGCGCGGCACGCTGCGTATCGATGCCGCCACGCCGGTAGTGCTGCATTTTTTAATGCCGCTGATTAAGCCGTTTCGTGAACGTTACCCGGAGATCAGCCTGTCGCTGGTCTCGAGCGAAACCTTTATCAACCTGATTGAACGTAAAGTGGATGTCGCTATTCGCGTCGGCAAGCTGACTGATTCCAGCCTGCGCGCGCGTCCGCTCTTTAAGAGCTACCGCAAAATTATCGCTTCGCCCGAATACCTTGCCCGTTACGGTACGCCTGAAACGGTCGAGGATTTGCAAAACCATGTCTGCCTCGGATTTACCGAGCCGGTATCGTTGAATACCTGGCCGGTGGCGGCAGCGGATGGTCAACTGCTGGAGGTGACGCCCACGCTCGCCTCTAATAGCGGTGAAACCCTTAAACATCTCTGTCTGAGCGGCAACGGTATCGCCAGCCTGTCGGATTATATGATTGATAAAGAGCTGGCGAGCGGCGAGCTGGTTGCGTTGATGTCAGACAAACTGCTGCCGGTAGAGATGCCCTTCAGCGCCGTCTACTACAGCGATCGGGCGGTGAGTACGCGTATCCGCGCCTTTATCGACTTCGTCAGCGAGCATGTGCCGCAGACGGGCAGATAA